The genomic segment ttctgctgaacacaagatattttgtagaatgctgaaaccattgtcttccatagtaggaaaaactaaaCCGATGGACGTCAGCAGTTACAGGTTATCTtatcgtgttcaacagaagaaaaacctAAACCggtttggagcaagtgaaggCTGAGTAAACGAGGACTTGAGacttcagttttggatgaactgtgcctttaaggccATTAACtctcattctgattggctgctgagcTGGAGAGCTGATGAGGCAGTCAGAGGTTAGGGTTTGGAGTTATTCATATTTATGTTGATATTTTCTCCCCTCTGAAACTCACAGAGACTCCATGAGACCCGTGAATGTGTAATTCTGAAGATGGCGTTGATTAAAGAGGAATGTGAAGACGTGAGGATTGAAGAAGCTTTCAAAATCAGAGATGAAGATGCGGAGGAGCAGACAGGTTGGTTTTCCTCATCTGATGCTCGCAGCTCTGCAGAAATCACACGTGTTTTAATTATAAATGGTTTTATTTGACCTGAGCCTTGTGTGGACACAAATGACCAGATAACACAGAGGCAGCCCGTACTACACAAATATTGTGAGCAACATTAAACCCAGTGTCTAACATGGAAATGGTCATATTGATAGTATTGATATTGATAACACTAACTACACATGGTGAGGTGAGGTGTATGCTGAAGATATGGGGAAATTCCTCTAAACAGTGTGACACCGCTACTACTCGCACACACACGTCATCATGTCGTCACTAGCACACTCATGGAGCGGCCATTCTCAACTCATCCATATGGAAGTTGAGTGTAATGCAGTGTGTGATCATCAACACTGATCTACTGTATGGATGAACTGAAACACTCTGCTGAGCTCACATCATGCCATGAGACACTCACTATTGCGTCTGGTGTTTCTGACGGAGCGCTGTGACATCATGCACTCCAGCACTAAGTGTGGCTGTCTCGTAACACAAACAGCACAGCGCACTGCTCTGATGTCAGCTAAACAGCAGACTGTACAAGTGTGGCCAGCCTAGCATGCAAACAGTAGTGTTGGACTGTATTTGGAGGATTGCTCTTCATTTAGAGCTGGAAAGTGTGTCAGCCTTTGGGTTTCGTCAGGTGTTCGTCTGGTGGATCATGCTGAAAAAGCAGGAAGCTGTTCTTTATTTATGTAGTGCTCATATTCATGAATATAACCACAAGAGAAGAAGATTAATGCCGAGCTCAGACTGCAGGATTTAGCCGTGTCACaggtgttttcacactgcatctCTCTGGGCTGTTGCATTCAGCTGTTTTTAATTCAGTCAGCTTTGCGTTTAACGAAAGATTTAATAAACTTTTACAGCTGAGAACAATggtttgtgtcttttttgtgtcaAACAGATAAGCTGGATAAAGCACATGCAGGACGGTTGTTTTCTCAGAATAAACCCCTCAGTCAGTGCTTTGCATTAGGCTGCGGATATGCCTGTCAGCCTTTATTCTGCAATAAACCCCTGGATGTGCTTCATCCCTGACTGAATATCTGTGTAATATGTTGGGTGGTAATTTTAAGGCTGTTGGTGACATTTTGTCATGAACACAACACACTGTAAATGTAAAGATTTAGTTGCTTGTTCGTATTAAAAATCCTTCTTTTCACATTTGTAAGTGTCAGTTTTGCAGTCGTGTTGCTGTTGTAGATGGAGTGTTCGGGGGAAAAATCTCTCGTAATACCCAAAGTTTgtagtgtggtcctaaaaaaccATCACTTGATGGGCTGTGTGGCTCTACCCCTTACTCCTACACCTCCAAACAAAAGAGAATAGGGAcaatcttaaggctgatttatacttttgcctggTGCCGCGTCGTGGACCTCCGCTGACTGCACGTGTACCTCACGAAACgaacgaggcttttatacttgatgcaTTCGCTGTTTGTGATATTCTTTACAACAACAGGGGGCGCTCAAAAGACACTGAGcgtaaaatcagacgaataaacagaaaagtaggaagtttccggaactacgtcatatcgtTAATTTCACTCCAtacttttaaactaattatttttacttttatttttataattataaagatttttataaccattcaagatttctaaatcaaactttgatgcatcacttgcttttggtCACATTTCAGACAGTTAAAGTTACCTGTATTAGCTACATATTAAAGCTAAATATCAGTGACAGCAGAACATGGGCAGCTCTactaatataaatgtttattatggcAAGgtaaaaagtacacttactaaataaTAGAGACGTTTTATGGATTTAGCCCACTCCATAAttcacattactgtctggctagtttgtgtCCTCTGCTTATGCTAAAAagacaataatggtccaacatccCTGACATCAatcaccaataaagcccagagaaacagggcatcagtatccTGTAAACCGACAGCTTCAAATTCTCCCTTCCAGttattaaaggaataattcagtctcttcattttagttttgtaactgttaaattgttttacattcaaaCTGTGCTATACACATCAGAGTAAAACCTGGTGGAAACACAGTTTCTGTGATTGTGTATCCGGGTCGCCACTGTTGCCATGgcctgtgttttttgttttaataatctcATCCCTCAAGTTTCtctaaacattttaacaaaaactctCCTCCTTTTCCATGGCTGTTGCGATTTCTTGCCAGGagttattggtcatctggttctcccTATGATCATGCATGAACGGATCATAAAGCGGTGTGTACAGttgtactgtttcagacaaaacctcttcaaagtgtttcatattcaactcaaatcaaacgtgGCGCCACACGGACTGTTTGCTCGAGTCAAAATAAGTTTGTGCGCTCCGCCAGCTGAAATCATGCCATCTCGAAGGTTCACTTTGGGTGTGCGCAGCATCACATTCTCCATGTGCACTCAAGCTAACAACCAAACCAgtcaagtataaaccaggcctTAACCCTTCAGGTGAATGTGCAAACCGATAGCCAAAGGGAAGGGCTAAGAATTAGGGATTTGGCCTTAATCTGGGCTTCATCTCTACTCGTACTTGCTTTTCCCTCAGATCTGCTGGTGCTGAAGAAAGAGACAGAAGATCTGGAGGACACTAAAGGGAAAGACCCGTTCGGCAGAGAAGAACTGGATGACACAGAAGAGAAAGACCTGTTAGAGGAGCGTCAGGACTTCACCAGCACAGACGCAGCAGCTGAGGAGAGCGAGGACTCCATCAGGTTGTGCTGTCCgcagtgtgggaagagcttcagcAACAGGGGGAACCTGAAACTGCACCTGATCGTCCACAGTGGGGAGAAGCCCTTCATCTGC from the Danio rerio strain Tuebingen ecotype United States chromosome 17, GRCz12tu, whole genome shotgun sequence genome contains:
- the LOC141378478 gene encoding uncharacterized protein; this translates as MALIKEECEDVRIEEAFKIRDEDAEEQTDLLVLKKETEDLEDTKGKDPFGREELDDTEEKDLLEERQDFTSTDAAAEESEDSIRLCCPQCGKSFSNRGNLKLHLIVHSGEKPFICRLCGKSFSRKGSLKTHMSIHSGERPHTCSQCGRTFNLKGNLRAHFKVHTGEKPFTCACCGKSFTRRDILNNHMTVHLRESCVTCHQCGMSFSKHANLKVHMRIHT